From the Spiroplasma alleghenense genome, one window contains:
- a CDS encoding ABC transporter ATP-binding protein codes for MSKIQNHEFKNKEIRKDFEILNEKLENKIISDKEHTNEIAKLIKKDIKLARPQGAFFPLVIRYFKKEAFLATIIIVLSIISVLCSIAIPLLVRQMTTDIMMKYNPQFVVDDFWGLHWQTTLAIALAIVAGSALISYGSQYFSVLMGKKIEIDLRNLSLESLVRQDISYYSDKKIGEIITKVISDTQIVGDQAVQVPVTLINAFLTMIGASIMMFIFEATMAASVLGMFFLILLAMAVSFAFTKRRYTKVREVVTDINGDVTDRIGAIRLIKASGTENYETNRFYDLHKKYYKESVKMGKVQALMITILFSGISFIQFISIGVAMLKYGNAGTEGATFFAVTFASFTMAQGIMTGPLFQVVMASVGIAQASVASTRVDSTIKANSIMDPHYQDGIVIDSLKGDIVFKGVSFAYPEKPTKTILPKFDFTFKKGRSYAFVGETGSGKSTISRLLLRYYDPTEGKILVNEKIDLKDVNLSSYLFNIGYVEQDPQIIYGNVYDNVSYGRFDASKEEVIEACKKAELHELIMTWPDGYDTILGERGFMLSGGQKQRMIIARMFLKDPQILILDEATSALDNIVEKEIQEKLELLMVGRTTVSIAHRLSTIKNADEIIVLGADGAGIVQTGTFETLKKQPGHFKKLYEAGLMD; via the coding sequence ATGAGTAAAATACAAAATCACGAATTCAAAAATAAAGAAATTCGTAAGGATTTTGAAATATTAAATGAAAAATTGGAAAATAAGATCATTAGTGATAAAGAACACACTAATGAAATTGCTAAATTGATTAAAAAAGATATCAAGTTAGCAAGACCTCAAGGCGCTTTCTTTCCTTTAGTAATTAGGTATTTCAAAAAAGAAGCCTTTTTAGCAACAATTATTATTGTCTTATCAATAATTTCTGTACTCTGTTCGATTGCCATACCTTTATTGGTTAGACAAATGACAACAGATATCATGATGAAATATAACCCACAATTTGTGGTTGATGACTTTTGAGGTCTACACTGACAAACAACCCTTGCAATTGCCTTGGCAATCGTTGCAGGTAGTGCGTTAATTAGTTACGGTTCGCAATACTTCTCAGTTTTAATGGGTAAAAAAATTGAAATCGATTTAAGAAACTTATCTTTAGAATCATTGGTTCGTCAAGATATTTCTTATTATTCAGATAAAAAAATTGGTGAAATTATTACAAAAGTAATTTCAGATACCCAAATCGTTGGTGATCAAGCTGTTCAAGTTCCTGTAACTTTAATTAATGCTTTTTTAACAATGATTGGTGCCTCAATTATGATGTTTATTTTTGAAGCAACAATGGCTGCAAGTGTATTGGGAATGTTCTTCTTAATATTATTAGCAATGGCAGTTTCGTTTGCTTTTACAAAACGTCGTTATACAAAAGTAAGAGAAGTAGTAACTGATATCAATGGTGATGTGACTGATAGAATTGGTGCAATTAGATTGATCAAAGCATCAGGAACTGAAAATTATGAAACTAATCGTTTTTATGATCTACATAAAAAATATTATAAAGAATCTGTAAAAATGGGTAAAGTACAAGCTTTGATGATAACAATATTATTTTCAGGAATCAGCTTTATTCAATTTATATCAATTGGAGTTGCCATGTTGAAATATGGAAACGCAGGAACTGAAGGAGCAACTTTCTTTGCTGTAACCTTTGCTTCATTTACAATGGCACAAGGAATTATGACTGGACCATTGTTCCAAGTTGTAATGGCATCAGTTGGGATTGCACAAGCTTCGGTTGCTTCTACTCGAGTTGATTCAACTATTAAAGCTAATTCAATAATGGATCCCCATTATCAAGATGGAATAGTGATTGACTCTTTAAAAGGAGATATTGTTTTTAAAGGTGTATCATTTGCCTATCCAGAAAAACCAACAAAAACAATATTACCAAAATTTGACTTCACCTTTAAAAAAGGACGTAGTTACGCTTTTGTTGGTGAAACAGGAAGTGGTAAATCAACTATTTCAAGATTATTATTAAGATATTATGACCCAACTGAGGGAAAAATTTTGGTAAATGAGAAAATTGATTTAAAAGATGTTAATTTATCAAGTTACCTTTTCAATATTGGTTATGTAGAACAAGATCCTCAAATTATTTATGGAAACGTTTATGACAACGTTTCTTATGGAAGATTTGATGCTAGCAAAGAAGAAGTAATTGAAGCATGTAAAAAAGCTGAGTTACACGAACTAATTATGACTTGACCAGATGGATATGATACTATTCTTGGAGAAAGAGGATTTATGTTATCTGGGGGTCAAAAACAAAGAATGATTATCGCAAGAATGTTCTTAAAAGATCCTCAAATTTTAATTTTAGATGAAGCTACAAGTGCTTTAGATAATATTGTGGAAAAAGAAATTCAAGAAAAACTTGAATTATTAATGGTTGGTAGAACAACAGTTTCAATCGCTCACAGATTGAGTACTATTAAAAATGCTGACGAAATAATAGTTTTAGGAGCCGATGGTGCTGGAATTGTTCAAACCGGAACCTTTGAAACTCTAAAAAAACAACCAGGACACTTCAAAAAACTTTATGAAGCTGGACTAATGGATTAA
- a CDS encoding lipoprotein, whose protein sequence is MKKLLSILAASTLTITTPLSVISCSPKKIEEKNEYDFDEIRKELIEKLQLALNQNINNDFKDIFYLSEPKSNEVFKYSTWSKMLSLSEKNQTLELNSKTTAFKEISSELRDRINWQVFLNAVQTEILSNVNYKPILVDGKNPFTQGFEISKIQLVNQEDMIIALHLGLETQIEILDNANEKIYETLKTNILINYIAENDEIPDANEIEEFADQVTNQVQESRASDFAFKSNAGGSDKILEDIKNNSNYEEIFSEVISEEAENQNNSNFKNLKFKSGSGLAQGVAANSIFADTGSQTYWWANEEEQNEMLRAAMLNGGEDIKNLVTAISDDTQNIWTVSYENDWVTEQINGDTQYGKIFNIYILEFFLYKKNDYNANKLLELIEKENSKFMLDSTVDEGVIGVVPTYINDAKLEFKNLSGTPLEIALPKTFFISKQTTTYSGSRELLEKFITANIDFQREFFQMDKVKAQYESLDFAFFKKPKNLAELKTDEFILTESNQYFETIFETAYEDAALKNPDIIDFVNAYWIYGGSGNRFGEYFKIDDAGGVYFYNKNTYDDNYQMVSKRISVQAIHRRTTTTASLYNGKFNGTNRFYSEFFYHFQNQEFGKGSNFKLID, encoded by the coding sequence ATGAAAAAATTACTTAGTATTTTAGCAGCTTCAACTTTAACTATAACAACACCTCTAAGTGTTATTTCTTGTAGTCCCAAAAAAATTGAAGAGAAAAATGAATACGATTTTGACGAGATTAGAAAAGAATTAATTGAAAAGTTGCAGTTAGCACTTAATCAGAATATTAATAATGATTTTAAAGATATTTTTTACTTATCTGAACCTAAATCAAATGAAGTTTTTAAATACTCTACTTGAAGTAAAATGCTAAGTTTGAGCGAAAAAAATCAGACCTTAGAATTAAATTCAAAAACTACTGCCTTTAAAGAAATTAGTTCGGAGTTAAGAGATAGAATTAATTGACAAGTATTTTTAAATGCAGTTCAAACCGAAATATTATCAAATGTAAATTACAAACCTATCTTAGTTGATGGAAAAAATCCTTTTACTCAAGGATTTGAAATAAGTAAGATTCAGTTAGTTAACCAAGAAGATATGATTATTGCCCTGCATCTTGGTTTAGAGACTCAAATTGAAATTCTAGATAATGCTAATGAAAAAATTTATGAAACACTAAAAACAAATATTTTAATAAACTATATTGCAGAAAATGATGAAATACCTGATGCAAATGAAATTGAGGAATTTGCCGATCAAGTTACTAACCAAGTTCAAGAGAGCAGAGCTTCTGATTTTGCATTCAAAAGTAATGCTGGAGGTTCGGATAAAATTCTTGAAGATATTAAAAACAATTCAAATTACGAGGAAATATTTTCAGAAGTTATAAGTGAAGAAGCTGAAAATCAAAATAATAGTAATTTTAAAAATTTAAAATTTAAGTCAGGTTCAGGATTAGCGCAAGGGGTCGCGGCAAATTCTATTTTTGCAGATACTGGTAGTCAAACTTACTGATGAGCTAACGAGGAAGAACAAAATGAAATGTTAAGAGCTGCTATGCTAAATGGTGGAGAGGATATTAAGAATTTGGTAACCGCAATTTCTGATGACACCCAAAACATTTGAACCGTTTCTTATGAAAACGACTGAGTAACTGAACAAATTAATGGTGACACTCAATACGGTAAAATTTTTAACATTTATATTTTAGAGTTCTTTCTTTACAAAAAAAATGATTACAATGCCAATAAATTACTTGAACTGATTGAAAAAGAAAACTCAAAGTTTATGCTAGATTCTACAGTGGATGAAGGAGTAATTGGGGTAGTTCCAACTTATATTAATGATGCTAAACTAGAGTTTAAAAATTTATCAGGAACACCTTTGGAGATTGCCCTACCAAAAACATTTTTTATTAGTAAGCAAACTACGACTTATTCGGGTTCTCGAGAACTTCTTGAAAAATTTATTACTGCAAATATTGATTTTCAAAGAGAGTTTTTTCAAATGGATAAAGTGAAGGCGCAATATGAAAGTTTGGATTTCGCATTCTTTAAAAAACCAAAAAATTTAGCTGAACTAAAAACAGATGAATTTATTTTAACTGAAAGTAATCAATATTTTGAAACCATTTTTGAAACAGCTTATGAAGATGCAGCCTTAAAAAATCCAGACATTATTGATTTTGTCAATGCTTATTGAATTTATGGGGGTTCTGGTAACAGATTTGGGGAATACTTTAAAATTGATGATGCTGGAGGTGTTTATTTTTATAATAAAAACACTTACGATGACAATTATCAAATGGTAAGTAAAAGAATTTCTGTTCAGGCAATACACAGAAGAACAACCACAACCGCTTCGCTTTATAATGGAAAGTTCAACGGGACAAACAGGTTCTATTCTGAATTTTTCTATCATTTTCAAAATCAAGAATTTGGTAAAGGTTCAAACTTTAAGTTGATAGATTAG
- a CDS encoding lipoprotein, translating to MKKLLAILGATTLVVAAPLSVVACKKKVNPNISDEFDYQALKNELMDKASEIFYRNLDEDFGNYKNMADEDAINTFDFIRLENIAGQDENPDLKDSNSDFFKAISKDINSIIDFNKLNKEINDEIVNQLNYKPVIQGIGNPFQSYELNNIAIKTQSEIVSLSFDYIANLKLVVNEKGDFQNEAISFRWTFNIFESVDLANEIKSLNDSIRKGISQASNGFLYEQDSGNLKTNAQDIIDKKIIENQVQEVIEKTNTNSKFEIKTENHKFAVNQKLTQDGSIANTKFNYSLEIQENWDPEHEDNNSNDYYYQDYSYPDWWDELMKPVLSKEKGANEKFIKKITEPGQKWVDHQLPIKIVEKISNNSDIVVSEAINHYNLAENILSSDFEKRVKNSGYEFKIDEKIDFKSIAVYGAEFSKSEVEIKNLSELTKIELDTFFVPIKQNTTFNNTKLLYEEFLRAAIEFQQSYLLNDLEGEITLKDNNTYNWEDWGRKHRYYVIDAKGEVEDYIIQNHKNTTYKYQETIKRSIELKVEEESNQNLKFIESSDFSSGNNLGYSSFSSMILNSNPTFLGGNFESYPFAIAAPIDFVTGNLSTPEFRTYFFSSGLKFNSSKTYFSFGKRGDLVCFEGGTSRYIVNGRKMLFNFGL from the coding sequence ATGAAAAAATTATTAGCTATACTGGGGGCAACCACTTTGGTGGTTGCAGCACCATTAAGTGTGGTGGCATGTAAAAAGAAGGTAAATCCAAATATAAGCGATGAATTTGATTATCAAGCATTAAAAAATGAATTAATGGATAAAGCTTCGGAGATTTTTTACCGCAATTTAGATGAAGATTTTGGTAATTATAAAAATATGGCCGATGAAGACGCTATAAATACCTTTGATTTTATTAGGCTAGAAAACATTGCAGGACAAGATGAAAATCCAGATTTAAAAGATTCTAATTCTGACTTTTTTAAAGCAATTAGTAAAGATATCAATAGTATTATTGATTTTAATAAACTCAATAAGGAAATTAACGATGAAATTGTCAATCAATTAAACTACAAACCAGTCATCCAAGGGATTGGCAATCCTTTTCAATCATATGAATTAAATAATATCGCTATTAAAACTCAATCAGAAATTGTTTCTTTGAGTTTTGACTATATTGCCAATCTAAAGTTGGTAGTAAACGAAAAAGGTGACTTTCAAAATGAAGCGATTTCTTTTCGATGAACTTTCAATATTTTTGAATCAGTGGATTTAGCAAATGAAATTAAGTCCTTAAATGACTCAATAAGAAAAGGAATTTCCCAAGCATCTAATGGATTCCTTTATGAACAAGATTCTGGTAATTTAAAAACAAATGCCCAAGATATAATTGACAAAAAAATAATAGAAAACCAAGTTCAAGAAGTCATTGAAAAAACCAACACAAATTCTAAATTTGAAATAAAAACTGAAAATCATAAGTTTGCAGTCAATCAAAAATTAACCCAAGATGGTTCCATTGCAAATACTAAGTTTAATTATAGTTTAGAAATTCAAGAGAATTGAGATCCAGAACATGAAGATAATAATTCCAATGATTATTATTATCAAGACTATTCTTATCCAGATTGATGAGATGAGTTAATGAAGCCGGTCTTAAGCAAAGAAAAAGGAGCTAATGAAAAATTCATTAAAAAAATAACTGAACCAGGCCAAAAATGAGTTGATCACCAACTTCCAATTAAAATCGTAGAAAAAATATCTAATAATTCTGATATTGTAGTTTCAGAAGCAATCAATCACTATAACTTGGCTGAAAATATTTTATCTAGTGATTTTGAAAAACGAGTTAAGAACAGTGGCTATGAATTTAAAATTGATGAAAAAATTGATTTTAAATCAATCGCAGTTTATGGAGCTGAATTTTCTAAATCCGAGGTTGAAATAAAAAATTTATCAGAATTAACAAAAATAGAACTCGACACATTTTTTGTGCCAATAAAGCAAAACACCACTTTTAATAATACTAAATTGCTTTATGAAGAATTTCTTAGAGCGGCAATTGAATTTCAACAAAGTTATTTATTAAATGATCTTGAAGGGGAAATAACTTTGAAGGATAACAATACCTATAACTGAGAAGATTGAGGTAGAAAACACCGCTATTATGTAATAGATGCCAAAGGGGAGGTTGAAGATTATATAATCCAAAACCATAAAAATACTACTTATAAATATCAAGAAACAATTAAGCGTTCAATAGAGTTAAAAGTAGAAGAAGAAAGCAACCAAAACTTAAAATTTATAGAGTCTTCAGATTTTTCTTCAGGAAATAATTTGGGATATAGCAGTTTTTCGTCAATGATTTTGAATTCGAACCCTACATTTCTGGGCGGCAATTTTGAGTCTTACCCATTTGCAATAGCAGCCCCCATAGACTTTGTCACAGGAAATTTATCCACTCCAGAATTTAGAACCTATTTCTTTTCTTCGGGATTAAAATTCAACTCTTCAAAAACTTACTTTTCTTTTGGTAAAAGGGGAGATCTTGTTTGTTTTGAAGGTGGCACATCAAGATATATTGTAAATGGTCGAAAAATGCTTTTTAACTTTGGTTTATAA
- a CDS encoding lipoprotein — protein sequence MKKLLSILAASTMIISTPLSVVACKKTKTDIDNEFDYQALQQELRNSVQQIFDSNLKSDFDDYFFVDKKGGDNGVDYPFGENDVEWFRSNQGEISKLNSPESKEVQESISKIINWNKVEDEINSLILTNVNYKPILVSGKSPLKDGYYIQSLEVKENFETNDIKVIISIGANFYYLNERREIESDALNNFKTSITILNELSELSADELNKIKNDYQNALNTKANANSFVYRSDKGNLQNSAQSINDKEEGKEIYNQIGSIFDTIDNNNGEIKFNNDFLINTNRENVVDGSVDCTYPEWYWQDGNFGNKDAIETLKLALRGDKQAEDKFIEECSKNGSTWLANKVERFVKNIEELSAKYKDFAEAFNSFNLNYNLEHDTTFKISLKKSNFKLELDNESDERNYIALFRADIDDIYFEYSGKKYELPAEQIVIKQLPFTNTIALYKKFIQDSFDFQKQMLGFNDDLIQENNANYFYYLNRPHSWKTIEPTTPIPASEGLEQLLEANPEATKYLVDLDLSNCVSNTGWSNNSTFKWISFNENNDLYFYKSLLDKNYSFRLRTWFFSSGPFNMYNTYKNDFSLQWRNDFPVMKVNESVSAWKLKD from the coding sequence ATGAAGAAGTTATTAAGTATACTAGCAGCAAGTACCATGATAATATCAACCCCACTAAGTGTGGTGGCATGTAAAAAAACAAAAACTGACATTGACAATGAATTTGATTACCAAGCGTTGCAACAAGAATTAAGAAATTCAGTACAACAAATCTTTGACTCTAATTTAAAAAGTGATTTTGATGATTACTTTTTTGTTGACAAAAAAGGTGGAGATAACGGGGTTGATTATCCATTTGGAGAAAATGACGTTGAATGATTTAGATCCAACCAAGGAGAAATTTCAAAATTAAACTCACCTGAATCAAAAGAAGTTCAAGAAAGTATTAGTAAAATTATTAATTGAAATAAAGTAGAAGATGAAATAAATAGTCTTATTTTAACAAATGTGAACTACAAACCAATTTTGGTTTCGGGTAAAAGCCCATTAAAAGATGGCTATTATATACAAAGTCTTGAGGTTAAAGAAAATTTTGAAACCAATGACATAAAAGTTATTATTAGCATTGGAGCAAATTTTTACTACTTAAATGAAAGACGAGAAATTGAATCGGATGCATTAAACAATTTTAAAACTTCAATTACAATTTTAAATGAACTTTCAGAACTCTCAGCGGATGAATTAAATAAAATTAAAAACGATTATCAAAATGCTTTAAATACAAAAGCAAATGCTAATAGTTTTGTATATAGAAGTGACAAGGGTAATTTACAAAATAGTGCCCAATCAATCAATGATAAGGAAGAAGGTAAAGAAATTTACAATCAAATTGGATCAATATTTGATACAATTGATAACAATAATGGTGAAATTAAATTTAATAATGATTTTTTAATTAATACCAATAGAGAAAATGTTGTTGATGGTTCAGTAGACTGTACGTATCCAGAATGATATTGACAAGATGGTAACTTTGGAAATAAAGATGCAATTGAAACCTTGAAATTAGCTTTAAGAGGAGACAAGCAAGCTGAGGATAAATTTATTGAAGAGTGCAGCAAGAACGGTTCAACTTGACTTGCAAATAAAGTTGAAAGATTTGTCAAAAACATCGAAGAATTATCAGCAAAATACAAGGATTTTGCAGAAGCCTTTAACTCATTTAATTTAAATTATAATTTAGAACATGATACTACTTTTAAAATTAGTTTAAAAAAATCTAATTTTAAATTAGAGTTAGATAATGAAAGTGATGAGAGAAATTACATTGCCTTGTTTAGAGCCGATATTGATGATATTTATTTTGAGTATTCTGGAAAAAAATATGAATTACCAGCAGAGCAAATTGTCATTAAACAATTACCATTCACTAATACAATTGCTCTGTATAAAAAATTTATTCAAGATTCGTTTGACTTTCAAAAACAAATGTTAGGTTTTAATGATGACTTAATTCAAGAAAATAACGCAAACTATTTTTACTATCTAAATAGACCGCATTCTTGAAAAACAATTGAGCCAACCACCCCCATTCCTGCAAGTGAAGGTTTAGAACAACTTTTAGAGGCAAATCCAGAAGCAACCAAGTATTTGGTCGATTTGGATTTGAGTAATTGTGTCTCTAATACGGGATGATCAAATAACTCAACATTCAAATGAATTTCTTTTAATGAAAACAATGATTTATATTTTTACAAGTCTCTTTTGGATAAAAATTATTCTTTTAGACTCAGAACTTGATTTTTTTCATCCGGGCCATTTAACATGTACAACACTTATAAAAATGATTTTAGCTTACAATGGCGAAATGATTTTCCAGTTATGAAAGTAAACGAGTCTGTTTCTGCTTGAAAACTAAAAGACTAA
- a CDS encoding lipoprotein: MKKLLSILGATTMVVSAPLSVVACKKKVNPNIDDEFDYDKLMRDFIDNITIIFNTEIQNQFSDYNFISEEELPDDLSYLEIVENQDQFEKGNKSGIVYDKVLNWVSSLIPFDKVNSSIEEEILSNINYKPILVGNGSPLKGGIVAEEIDLEVQKDAMTISSKISSSISLKGKNEEIITEPISTTVIINVFEDNKEELLEKAKEFENNYKKLINDESANYFRFSSDSGNLEKTALEIPNNQVLINDLKSQIQTLNTDEILINEKNLELKVVNNSIINAAGSSKTRTSPYDARNTKLVRQKFV; this comes from the coding sequence ATGAAAAAATTATTAAGTATACTGGGGGCAACCACTATGGTGGTTTCAGCTCCATTAAGCGTTGTTGCCTGTAAAAAGAAGGTAAATCCCAATATTGATGATGAATTTGATTATGATAAATTAATGAGAGATTTTATCGATAATATTACAATTATTTTTAACACCGAAATCCAAAACCAGTTTAGCGATTATAATTTTATAAGTGAAGAAGAACTACCCGATGATTTAAGTTACTTAGAAATTGTTGAAAATCAAGACCAATTTGAAAAAGGAAACAAGAGTGGAATAGTTTATGACAAAGTTTTGAATTGAGTTTCTAGCTTGATTCCATTTGATAAAGTAAACAGTTCGATTGAAGAAGAAATTTTAAGTAATATTAACTATAAACCAATTTTGGTTGGTAACGGTTCCCCATTAAAGGGCGGAATTGTTGCTGAGGAAATTGATTTAGAAGTTCAAAAAGATGCAATGACCATATCTTCAAAAATATCTTCCTCAATTAGCTTAAAAGGAAAAAATGAAGAAATAATAACTGAACCAATTAGTACTACGGTAATTATTAATGTATTTGAAGACAATAAAGAAGAACTTTTGGAAAAAGCAAAAGAATTTGAAAATAATTATAAAAAATTAATTAACGATGAAAGCGCTAACTACTTTAGATTTTCTTCTGACTCTGGTAATTTAGAAAAAACAGCCTTAGAAATTCCAAATAACCAAGTTTTAATTAACGACTTGAAAAGTCAAATTCAAACACTAAATACAGATGAAATTTTAATTAATGAAAAAAATTTAGAACTTAAAGTTGTAAATAACTCAATAATTAATGCTGCTGGAAGCTCAAAAACAAGGACTAGTCCTTATGATGCTAGAAATACTAAACTTGTACGCCAGAAATTTGTTTAA
- a CDS encoding lipoprotein, with product MKKLLSILGATSLVVSAPLSVVACKKKVNPNIGDEFDYSQLINDFVQEVTVIIETQIQAAFYDYRWMSDEQISLYDLSIQEIIENREDFNNPQSDFYKKIEKLIIQVIPIQKINDEIAVLIAENINYNPILIDKRSPLKDGIVIDSFKLEIKNEKNISLTTEFLSSVWFKNKQGENDFNNVKSKTTITVFEEEELVDWAKKLEENYLEMINVISANDFVFRSDKGNLENTAQAIPDNSQIINDIKSKISSMEFGTKYISDRLKLNVNQDCIIDASRFSNGSFGDHQQSPSRNYEILMKAYKGSEKDEQKILKEIKKKGSLPIENFFIDPVIDKYYLEMILATNLNPNEISENINQYNLTSNYLKNKILSKIVKSQNSKFEINLKNDNNTIALFGTEVSGVEFELEGENYQLIDQTIVLKQITTKKNTFELFSDFVEDAYHWEKEFVSMNSDPDDATFNLIMPKSWNKLEIIGKQLSYPEYCDELLQANEKANLWLENFDLTPKITKRVVETSDSKWVEPPFMYINKEGYLFIYDKPISGQGLETNILRVFFYSSGKKTSKTNYNWGYHIHKTSSRSPEQTENLDEFFTNRISLMKFKNF from the coding sequence ATGAAGAAATTATTAAGTATACTAGGGGCAACCAGTTTGGTGGTTTCAGCACCATTAAGTGTGGTGGCATGTAAAAAGAAGGTAAATCCGAATATTGGAGATGAATTTGATTATTCACAATTAATAAATGATTTTGTTCAGGAAGTAACGGTAATTATTGAAACACAAATTCAGGCAGCTTTTTATGATTATCGTTGAATGAGTGATGAACAAATTTCATTATATGATTTGAGTATCCAGGAAATAATAGAAAATAGAGAAGATTTTAATAACCCCCAATCAGATTTCTATAAAAAAATTGAAAAATTGATTATTCAGGTCATTCCAATTCAAAAAATTAATGATGAGATTGCTGTTTTAATAGCAGAAAATATTAATTATAATCCCATTCTTATCGATAAAAGAAGTCCCTTAAAAGACGGGATTGTTATTGATTCATTCAAATTGGAAATAAAAAATGAAAAAAATATTTCCCTGACAACCGAATTTCTCTCTTCAGTGTGGTTTAAAAACAAGCAAGGAGAAAATGATTTTAACAATGTTAAAAGCAAAACCACAATAACTGTTTTTGAAGAGGAAGAATTAGTTGACTGGGCAAAAAAATTAGAAGAAAATTATTTGGAAATGATAAATGTTATAAGCGCTAATGATTTTGTTTTCAGAAGTGATAAGGGTAATTTAGAAAATACCGCACAGGCCATCCCAGACAATTCTCAAATTATAAATGATATTAAGAGTAAAATTAGTTCCATGGAATTTGGGACAAAATATATTAGCGACCGATTAAAGCTGAATGTAAATCAAGATTGCATTATCGATGCTAGTCGTTTTTCCAATGGTTCGTTTGGCGATCACCAACAAAGTCCAAGCAGAAATTATGAGATTTTAATGAAGGCATATAAGGGGTCAGAAAAAGATGAGCAAAAAATTTTAAAAGAAATAAAAAAGAAGGGTTCATTGCCAATTGAAAATTTTTTTATAGATCCAGTTATAGATAAATATTATCTTGAAATGATACTTGCTACCAATTTGAATCCGAACGAAATTTCTGAAAATATTAATCAATATAACTTAACTTCAAATTATTTAAAAAATAAAATTTTAAGTAAAATTGTAAAAAGCCAAAATTCAAAATTTGAAATTAATTTAAAGAACGATAATAATACAATTGCTCTTTTTGGAACAGAAGTGTCAGGGGTGGAATTTGAATTAGAGGGTGAAAATTATCAATTAATAGACCAAACTATAGTTTTGAAACAAATTACCACCAAAAAGAATACATTTGAGTTATTTTCTGATTTTGTTGAAGATGCTTATCATTGGGAGAAAGAATTTGTGAGTATGAATTCTGACCCAGATGACGCGACCTTTAATTTGATTATGCCAAAAAGTTGAAATAAATTAGAAATAATTGGCAAACAATTATCTTATCCAGAATATTGTGATGAATTACTACAGGCGAACGAAAAGGCTAATTTGTGATTGGAAAATTTTGATTTGACTCCCAAAATTACAAAAAGAGTTGTAGAAACTTCTGATAGTAAATGAGTTGAACCCCCATTTATGTATATAAACAAGGAGGGGTATTTATTTATATATGACAAACCCATTTCAGGCCAGGGTCTTGAAACAAATATTCTAAGAGTCTTCTTTTACTCTTCGGGAAAAAAAACATCCAAAACTAATTACAATTGAGGTTATCACATACATAAAACTTCTTCGAGATCACCTGAACAAACAGAAAATTTAGACGAATTTTTTACAAACAGAATTTCATTAATGAAATTTAAAAATTTTTAA
- a CDS encoding helix-turn-helix domain-containing protein has product MANLKGNKSNILTIEQKINMVNEHFEKGASFKVLSEKYNVSYSMVRKTCLKFNEFGREGLIRDYTIRADSKTGKVPRINSLNPDKVENAKLNKKLKEAEAEIFILKKLHELMKNQKK; this is encoded by the coding sequence ATGGCTAATTTAAAAGGTAATAAATCAAATATTCTAACAATCGAACAAAAAATTAACATGGTAAATGAACACTTTGAAAAAGGAGCATCTTTCAAAGTGTTATCAGAAAAATATAATGTTTCTTACTCTATGGTAAGAAAAACTTGTTTAAAATTTAATGAGTTTGGTCGCGAGGGATTAATAAGAGACTACACTATTAGAGCCGACTCAAAAACCGGTAAGGTTCCAAGAATTAATAGTTTGAATCCTGATAAGGTTGAAAATGCTAAGTTAAATAAAAAACTCAAAGAGGCCGAAGCGGAAATTTTCATATTAAAAAAGTTACATGAACTGATGAAAAACCAAAAAAAATAA